The sequence TGCCAACGTCCTTATCGGTGCTTGTTCTCGGCGCACGTTCTCCACATGAGAGGTCTTCTCACAACTCAGCCGCTGCAGGACCCCGCCGGCAACATCCTGGTCTGGAACGGGGAGGTCTTTGGCGGTTTACAACTCCTCCCAACTGAGAATGACACCGCTGTTGTTCTGAAGCATTTGTCCTCTTGTAGTAACCCGtgtgacattttgtcattCCTATGCACCGTTCGAGGTCCCTGGGGCTTTGTGTACTACCAAAAGAGTCAAGACTGCCTCTGGTTTGGGAGGGACTACTTTGGGAGAAGAAGTTTGCTGTGGAAGTATGACCAAACACTGAAAGCCTTGACACTTAGCTCCGTGGCAGCCAGGCCTCGCCGTCAACCTGCCATGTGCACTACCGCTCACTGTGAACCTGGTCACGAATCTGGCCCGAGTGAAGCTTGCCCTTGTACCGGTCCTTGCAAATTTGGATCTTGTGCATGGCAGGAGGTGCCTGCAGTGGGTGTGTACACAATCAACCTGAAGTCAATTGTAGAATCCGGGTCACCGACCATTGAGCTTCATCCCTGGTCTCAGGTCGGAGATCATCTTGGTTCTGCCTGCCTGGAGACGACGACCCAGCCTTCTGGTCCGGGCGGGTGCATCATACTAAAGAACCCCCCCAGCTTGCTTAGATCACCCGTTGCTCCTCTAAATACCACAGTGGATAAGGACCACGGAAACCCAGAGTCCACGGTGGAGGATCCGGAGGAGCTTCTGGACCTTATCGAAAAGGATAAGGCGGTGAAAGGTCTGATAGACGTTCTCAGCGAAGCTGTCAGGAGACGCGTCCAGTCTTTGCCCGACGAATCGCAGGCCGGCGACCGTTCACGCATTGCCGTCCTTTTCTCTGGCGGCATCGACTCGATGATCCTGGCCGTCTTGGCTCACCGTCACGTGCCCCATTGTCAATCCGTAGACCTTCTTAACGTGGCTTTTCAACAGCACGAGGCTCGGAAAGACTCTGCCAGGGGACAAAAACCCAGTCGGAGTAAGTCGGAAACCCAAAAGCGCACCCCGATGTTTGATGTCCCGGACAGAATCACTGGCAAATCGGGCCTGAAGGAACTACAAGCCTTGGCTCCGCAGAGGCGCTGGAACTTTGTGGAAGTGGACGTAAGACGGGAGGAGCTGCAAGAAATGCGGCGCACGCGCATCGCTGACTTGGTGTATCCGCTGGACACGGTCCTGGACGATAGCATCGGGTGCGCCGTGTGGTTCGCCGCCAGAGGGGAGGGCTTCCTGGCCCGGGACCACCACCGGACCGTCTTCATGTCTTCGGCCAAGGTAGGGACCGGTGTGATTggatacccccccccccacttgacTGTACGCCGTTTTGGCAGGTAACGAGACggcatccctccctccctccaggtcATTCTGACAGGAATCGGCGCCGACGAGCAGCTGGCGGGTTACGCCAGACACAGAGTGCGCTTCAAGACCTCCGGACAGCAAGGACTGGTCCAAGAAATCGCCATGGAGCTCGGGAGGATCTCGTCCAGGAACTTGGGAAGAGACGACAGAGTGATTGCAGACCATGGCAAAGAGGCTAGGTAAGGGACCTTTATTGTTTGTTAGTCATGATGGCGCCACTCAGAGGGTGGAGAACTATTGAAAGCGGCACCGTGTGTATGCAAATGGCCGGGATGAAAAAGTCCGTCTCGACCCTTCCTCAGGTTTCCCTACTTGGACGAGAGCGTGGTGAGCTACCTCAACTCTCTGGCCATGTGCGACAAGGCCGACCTGTCGCTCCCGAGGGGCGTCGGCGAGAAACTGCTGCTGAGGCTGGCCGCCCGCCGGCTGGGCCTCGGGCCCGCCGCCGTCCTTCCCAAGAGGGCCATGCAGTTTGGCTCGCGCATCGCCAAAATGGAGAACGGCCGCGAGAAGGCGTCGGAGCGCTGCGGGAGGCTGCTGGACGGGCCCGCTGGAGGAGTGGCCCTTTGAGTCGCGTCTGTACGTCAAGGGAGTCAATAAAATGTGGAAAGATCCGCCGCTTGGTCTACTTCATGTACGCCCGCGTGCCACCGAGGCGCTCTTTGAAATAGCCGTCGCACTCGACGTACGATTGCAAGTTGCCCACGTCGAAACGCCCGCAAATCTCCTGCACGTACACGGGCTTTCTGCCAAATTCAATACACGAGCACATAGGTATTACATGACGTTCAGCAAATATCACTTCCTCCAAATGTCTTGTTTACCTCGGAATGAGCCAAGCCACAAAGTTTCCAGGGGCGTCTTTTTGCTCTATGGCCGCATCCTGACGTGATggaaattcaaattcattcGAGTCGTGAGTTGAAATGGAACGCGCGGATGACGAGCGTCACCTTCTTTTCCAGGAGGAAGGCGTCCAAGAGAGGGAGGCTGTTCTTAGACAACACGTAGAAACAAGGACACTGCGGAAACACAAGCAAGATTAGCAAGcaaagggggaggggcttTGTATACAACTTACGGCTCTCCTCGACGTGGTCTCTGAAGGCAGCGGCTTCTCCTTCATACACAAGGCCCGAAGATCAGGATCAACTTCCACTATTCCGTATTTGGGAGTTTCTGCACCAGAAGCAggtgaagacttttttttctttttctacttCAGAGACCAAAGCGCCGCAATGCTCACCGTCGTCTCTGCACTCGTAAGACAGCGCCACATTGTTATCCTCGCATTCCGCTTGGAGTTCACAAAACCTGGACTGGATCTGAGCAAGGCTGAAGTCTTCTTTGAAGAGTGTGTCGCTTGTGAggatggggagaaaaaaacccgTTAAGCTGGTCAACGTTTTGCGAGCAAAAAGCTGCTCGCGTATGATATGAGCTCACCCTCCAATCACCATGACATGGTCCTGGATGTGGAAGTGCTTGACTGCCAGCTGGAGGCAGGCCACCGCACCAAGGCGCCCCtggggataaaaaaacaacaacagagtGGGCGGGCGCACTCCATTCTTTTAAATACTAAATGGACTAAAGGCATCATCAGATGAACACGAGGCAAAGttgagcaagaaaaaaatggatataTTTTACATCATTGCTCGTGGTCTGGTCGCAGACGATCTTGACGTTTGGCAAGTGTGCGGCCCATTCTTCAAATGCTGACAGGTAAAGAGCGTTGCTCTgtggagaagagaaaaaaaaagtcaacatttggACAGCACTTTCATTTCTTAAAGGCTCATGGCCCAAATTAAACAGGAAGTTGACCACATTGGGTTGAAACTgtaattttgaaaacaatttggaataaaaaacaatggcCACCACGACATCAGCTTCTACGAATGTTAGTCATCTTCACGAGGGGGAAAGCCAGCCGTTGTGTTACTGCTGGCGGCGCAAAGTCCATTTCATTGAGTAGAAAGGTGGACTGAACTCACCACGACGTAGATGGCGTCCAGCCCGTCGGAGGCGCTCAGTGCTCCGATCCAGTGGCTGAGGAGCGCGCGGTCGCCTACGGGCAGCAGCGGCTTGGCGACGCCGACCAGGTGAGCGAAACGCCCGCTGCGGTCGGCCGACACGTCCCGCTGGAGCCTGGTCCCGTAGCCGGCGGCCAGAATCACGGCCTTCATCGATACGCAGCGGCTGACGTGCGTGCTTGTTGGAGCAGTCGTACTTTGGCAGTGGCCAATCCCGCCCGCCTGCCAGAGACACTTCCGGGTTGCTGTCACGTGGGATTGCCACGCCCCTCGAGGGAAAGATTTGCTGATTGCGTGCACCTCTTTTCGAGATGATTCTTTCAATTAAGGAAGAaaatattagatttttttcttgattattcataaaataaaatgctccTTTTTGTCCACAGTCATTCCACTACTACTTCTTCCACTACCCTCCAACTAGCCATCAGTCAAGCATGTGACAATGTCtcttattttgttgatttattgTCGACCACTACGAGGGGTGTGTGGAAACAATCCT comes from Syngnathus acus chromosome 21, fSynAcu1.2, whole genome shotgun sequence and encodes:
- the zgc:136439 gene encoding uncharacterized protein zgc:136439 produces the protein MKAVILAAGYGTRLQRDVSADRSGRFAHLVGVAKPLLPVGDRALLSHWIGALSASDGLDAIYVVSNALYLSAFEEWAAHLPNVKIVCDQTTSNDGRLGAVACLQLAVKHFHIQDHVMVIGGDTLFKEDFSLAQIQSRFCELQAECEDNNVALSYECRDDETPKYGIVEVDPDLRALCMKEKPLPSETTSRRACPCFYVLSKNSLPLLDAFLLEKKDAAIEQKDAPGNFVAWLIPRKPVYVQEICGRFDVGNLQSYVECDGYFKERLGGTRAYMK
- the asnsd1 gene encoding asparagine synthetase domain-containing protein 1 codes for the protein MQEEAGQPDQGVTGHVKLSNCASMCGIFCLVSPASSPFTWDNDIEELLKRRGPDSSKDAIVSGCQRPYRCLFSAHVLHMRGLLTTQPLQDPAGNILVWNGEVFGGLQLLPTENDTAVVLKHLSSCSNPCDILSFLCTVRGPWGFVYYQKSQDCLWFGRDYFGRRSLLWKYDQTLKALTLSSVAARPRRQPAMCTTAHCEPGHESGPSEACPCTGPCKFGSCAWQEVPAVGVYTINLKSIVESGSPTIELHPWSQVGDHLGSACLETTTQPSGPGGCIILKNPPSLLRSPVAPLNTTVDKDHGNPESTVEDPEELLDLIEKDKAVKGLIDVLSEAVRRRVQSLPDESQAGDRSRIAVLFSGGIDSMILAVLAHRHVPHCQSVDLLNVAFQQHEARKDSARGQKPSRSKSETQKRTPMFDVPDRITGKSGLKELQALAPQRRWNFVEVDVRREELQEMRRTRIADLVYPLDTVLDDSIGCAVWFAARGEGFLARDHHRTVFMSSAKVILTGIGADEQLAGYARHRVRFKTSGQQGLVQEIAMELGRISSRNLGRDDRVIADHGKEARFPYLDESVVSYLNSLAMCDKADLSLPRGVGEKLLLRLAARRLGLGPAAVLPKRAMQFGSRIAKMENGREKASERCGRLLDGPAGGVAL